A stretch of the Bdellovibrio sp. 22V genome encodes the following:
- a CDS encoding HEAT repeat domain-containing protein has translation MQKILFGTCVVVALSSSAFAAPSKPSSSTLSSAIEVLKLPTENRRMVVQSQGEKHYPQFVSLAFNEAQPMNVRWRAVMALAEARGEKATPDLMKAATHNQWYMRNAALVALAEVNPSQAEKTAQKLLKDKALVIRSAAVDVLQKSSAPEVRDLLWEELNQKYNFKNEQSLWIRHQIVQVLASKPLDREAKIFAQLLSDKDPRVQMPAVRGLEKLTGVKLGVGSMKQSALVGMWRDYVKKEKLEF, from the coding sequence ATGCAAAAGATTCTTTTTGGTACGTGTGTTGTTGTCGCACTTTCTTCAAGCGCTTTCGCAGCTCCTTCAAAACCTTCATCCAGTACTTTAAGTTCAGCGATTGAAGTTCTTAAATTGCCTACTGAAAACCGCCGCATGGTGGTCCAGTCTCAAGGCGAAAAACATTATCCTCAATTTGTTTCTTTGGCTTTTAATGAAGCGCAACCGATGAACGTGCGCTGGCGTGCGGTGATGGCTTTGGCGGAAGCACGCGGTGAAAAAGCGACGCCCGATTTGATGAAGGCGGCGACACATAATCAGTGGTACATGCGCAATGCTGCGCTTGTGGCGCTAGCGGAAGTAAATCCTTCACAGGCTGAAAAGACCGCGCAAAAACTTTTAAAAGATAAAGCGCTTGTGATTCGTTCTGCGGCGGTGGATGTTTTGCAAAAAAGTTCTGCGCCGGAAGTTCGTGATCTTTTGTGGGAAGAACTCAATCAAAAGTACAATTTCAAAAACGAGCAATCCCTCTGGATTCGTCATCAAATCGTGCAGGTTCTTGCAAGCAAGCCTTTAGATCGCGAAGCCAAAATCTTTGCCCAACTTCTTTCCGACAAAGACCCGCGAGTGCAAATGCCGGCGGTTCGTGGTTTAGAAAAACTCACAGGAGTTAAACTCGGTGTAGGTTCTATGAAACAGTCTGCTTTGGTCGGTATGTGGAGAGACTACGTTAAAAAAGAAAAGCTGGAGTTTTAG
- a CDS encoding DUF6279 family lipoprotein, which produces MRYLFLIFILFNTLACSRSDVLVRFFDTLAVSEADDYFDLTSEQKENLKKNIQKDLGRAKKELFPEVAKKLRELEPAVAKDTLDAQKVAAQFADFQTYVKKFSSYFKDSAIKTTLSLKPSQYDHFSGELHKEIQKSEDRNGDSDHAQREAYKRYRRSLEFWVGGISKDQRDRLNKFLETHPFPWKLQNQNKEHVLSQFLEARKNPETLKKFVGDFYEDFEAVRLPAYTEALDAHKKAFQNFLVNDFWKTLSEVQRKRLRENILDRAQELEKIAEST; this is translated from the coding sequence ATGAGATATTTATTTTTAATTTTCATCCTCTTTAACACTCTCGCCTGCAGCCGTTCGGACGTTCTTGTTCGTTTCTTTGATACGCTTGCCGTTTCCGAGGCCGACGACTACTTTGATCTCACAAGTGAGCAAAAAGAAAATCTGAAAAAGAATATTCAAAAAGATCTGGGCCGCGCAAAAAAAGAACTTTTCCCCGAGGTTGCCAAGAAACTTCGCGAGTTGGAGCCCGCGGTCGCCAAGGACACTCTGGATGCCCAGAAGGTCGCGGCGCAGTTTGCGGATTTTCAAACTTATGTCAAAAAATTCTCAAGCTATTTTAAAGACAGCGCCATAAAAACGACATTGTCGCTCAAGCCTTCGCAGTACGACCATTTCTCGGGGGAGCTTCATAAAGAAATTCAAAAAAGTGAAGACCGCAACGGCGACTCCGATCACGCGCAGAGGGAAGCTTATAAACGCTACCGCCGCTCCTTGGAGTTTTGGGTCGGAGGCATATCCAAAGATCAACGCGACCGTCTGAACAAGTTTTTAGAAACGCATCCTTTTCCGTGGAAGCTGCAAAATCAAAACAAAGAACATGTTCTGTCACAATTCCTTGAAGCACGAAAAAATCCTGAAACCTTAAAAAAATTCGTCGGGGATTTTTACGAAGATTTTGAGGCCGTGCGCCTGCCCGCCTACACGGAGGCGCTCGATGCTCACAAAAAGGCTTTTCAAAATTTTCTGGTGAATGATTTTTGGAAAACACTTTCCGAAGTCCAAAGAAAGCGCCTGCGCGAAAACATTTTGGATCGCGCGCAGGAACTGGAAAAAATCGCAGAATCGACTTAA
- a CDS encoding glutathione S-transferase family protein, whose amino-acid sequence MLKVYVFKSLPPFLWGYTRDIRAMWALEECGIPYETVGLDCGPNGLQDETWFEELNPFKQVPTIDDDGYVLTESGAILLYLAEKSGKLIPSDLQGRAQVYRWLITSLNNIEPFALPIFFADLQGDSNPPMKALRPWHVGILDRFFPAIDQMLKTQPFVTGTEFTVADIALTGVLRELRKTEILRQYPNIENYRRRCEERPAFVKVLNAYEDRLGIARGSAR is encoded by the coding sequence ATGCTAAAAGTATATGTCTTCAAATCACTACCGCCGTTTCTTTGGGGCTACACTCGCGACATCCGCGCCATGTGGGCTCTAGAAGAGTGCGGAATCCCGTACGAAACTGTCGGCCTCGATTGCGGACCAAACGGTCTTCAGGATGAAACGTGGTTTGAAGAGCTGAATCCTTTTAAGCAAGTGCCAACGATCGATGACGACGGATATGTTTTAACAGAGTCGGGTGCGATCCTTCTTTATCTTGCAGAGAAATCAGGAAAGCTGATTCCTTCGGATCTGCAGGGACGCGCTCAGGTGTATCGTTGGTTGATTACATCTTTAAATAATATCGAACCGTTTGCGCTACCGATTTTCTTTGCCGATCTTCAAGGTGATTCGAATCCGCCTATGAAGGCACTGCGCCCGTGGCACGTTGGAATACTCGATCGCTTTTTCCCGGCGATTGATCAAATGCTAAAGACCCAACCATTTGTGACGGGGACTGAGTTTACTGTCGCGGATATTGCTTTGACGGGTGTACTGCGGGAGCTTCGTAAAACAGAAATTCTACGTCAGTATCCGAACATCGAGAACTACCGCCGCCGCTGCGAAGAACGACCGGCGTTTGTGAAGGTTCTTAATGCTTACGAAGACCGCCTTGGTATCGCGCGTGGAAGCGCGCGGTAG
- a CDS encoding hemagglutinin — translation MRNVTVLLIMIHFLVGCSLSGSVLDMNALTPPVLTDALGERMDSFVINKSSDVQNVTVQGECFYENQDIQVSFVPENSSLAQHETRKFNARCVNNKFELQLDTQAWTDTSYKVVLAVTSIAGVSSSTEASVLKDIVAPVVSFTSAIAAEVGNATVGSIPVAGTCESEDGPVEIYSGAQLLSSFSCQSNGTFATMIDGAGLLEGSNVFEVKQKDIANNVGTATSMTFNKDTIAPLLLPSFGSLGSALSNDDTTRQVSVTLPSDGGTQYKYIIVKDADCSGQWAAVMAATPVAAGTDIPLSFSGDGTYRICALAGDQADNWASAAGLVESGAVVIDKTAPALTIATPVANSKIHSTFTLTGTCEAGLIVSATGDFTPAPSTQTCSVSGTYSMNLTLSAGDGAKNISVSTTDGAGNTTAVAFHSVTKDTQIVPPNVTMNTPVMMSAALAKFTVNNCSDHTMIMLKEQNAPPALGDAGWLPCSTAAQNYVFDLSATDQQGLRNVRFYARDEAGNISTATVFTITYDSKAPIMTLDAVPTLAKNVAYPFVVYVTEATVSATAVLSLQYSADGVTWNNGASRTLGLAGPMNNKSFEISWTPTSFYTGLKVRAVLTDDNGNTGYGESNLFDVVFDVTPPTILANQMKINGSLTPDDSVRSYVTVSLQGHDAETAVSEFCLKTTNTAPAASDACWVSVKAPKPGLEELPDLFLVDFDFFLGINFGTYNIYAWVKDVAGNISTNSATLKKDYNTVNYINDAPPVVGNFLAVNSTTPNAPPINTDMTFANGAAVYLKWKASDNGTITKVELYSSQDGSQYTLISDALANNSDNGAGCSYSAPHTGCYVWNSTFPNNTFFKLQLRFTDNYGQTSQVTSPPLNSGNVNLLAGNQDPGHNGNAKQTVFNTNVGNDTAPGSLLVTTDGKIFFNDSSYGLMYVDPKTNNSKVLLRLAKSNEDSYGDGIPVEQARAKAIYRATLDYQNRVLVYDRHMIRRIDTSVEPMTIETIIGADPAGNLGTNTADTVADPRDLKIDISYISTNDQSWLIRRRAIFQAHPNGDIYFVSDNPGKGKDNGGRIRVYKGSLAVPRVEAFRFSGTGAKDLPTWDLNTKDYSFFSLRYDSQTSDILKAYVNVVYSVPGNSYGNMTELDINTWIANGVHPNHPYTNASLNYYEVQSMDGYVYRANRATEHSLVRLNDNGTWTRVLGTGAMGECADGTAATSCAVSLDDAFVDRYGRIFFSTRGIIKTVYNGNVYTLFGQRKDAGDGGVATDMRLSMVYYLDHGAGDSVVILDHQQNKLREVSPGASPEVRLVAGNGQNGNVNFATAANAQNIRLGNWWDPNPFATNPANGDIYMNCSAASILTTPPDGYTSYHSVCRLNRATGLWEELFDGQGATPSYTQATVARADLQLAGYSPEVVAYQGGNFLINQFYWNGTAHNSSHFRLVTPTTTNYVAGTIAQNQDGDVCPDGSSANCDIGPRGVHTKGAPVYYGPLSGWLFNPTRSSAYAADMHVVAGGVANKMLTLPTAPGGFAYDAGSIYYCSGGKVYKATITNAGDLTSKANWPLVYNTHFTVTELTMPTDNIVCEGRRILVKAASGPKPKRLVMMVKQNGLPAIIEYFLP, via the coding sequence GTGTGTGAATAATAAATTTGAACTGCAGCTTGATACGCAGGCATGGACGGACACCTCTTATAAAGTAGTTTTGGCTGTGACTTCGATTGCGGGTGTTTCTTCAAGCACTGAGGCATCAGTTCTTAAAGATATTGTGGCTCCGGTTGTCTCTTTCACTTCGGCGATTGCGGCGGAGGTTGGAAATGCGACTGTCGGGAGCATTCCTGTGGCGGGGACTTGTGAAAGTGAAGACGGGCCGGTTGAAATTTATTCGGGTGCGCAGTTGCTTTCAAGTTTTTCATGTCAAAGCAATGGAACCTTTGCGACGATGATTGACGGAGCGGGACTTCTTGAAGGCAGCAATGTTTTCGAAGTGAAGCAAAAAGATATTGCGAACAATGTGGGAACGGCAACAAGTATGACTTTTAATAAAGATACGATTGCGCCCTTGTTGTTGCCAAGTTTTGGTTCTTTAGGCAGTGCGCTTAGCAACGACGATACGACTCGCCAGGTTTCCGTGACTCTGCCTTCGGATGGCGGCACTCAGTATAAGTATATTATTGTGAAGGACGCCGATTGCTCGGGACAGTGGGCGGCTGTGATGGCGGCGACGCCGGTTGCAGCCGGGACCGATATTCCTTTAAGTTTTAGCGGTGACGGCACTTATCGCATTTGTGCTTTGGCCGGAGACCAGGCTGATAACTGGGCATCGGCGGCGGGGCTCGTCGAAAGTGGCGCTGTTGTGATTGATAAGACGGCTCCTGCGTTGACAATTGCCACTCCGGTCGCGAATAGCAAAATCCATTCGACATTTACTCTTACGGGAACTTGTGAGGCAGGTCTGATTGTGAGTGCGACGGGGGATTTTACTCCAGCGCCGTCAACGCAAACATGCTCGGTGAGTGGCACTTACTCGATGAATCTTACTTTATCGGCGGGGGATGGAGCTAAAAATATTTCTGTCTCGACGACCGATGGTGCAGGCAATACGACGGCGGTTGCATTTCACTCGGTGACTAAAGATACGCAGATTGTTCCGCCGAATGTGACGATGAATACGCCGGTGATGATGAGTGCCGCCTTGGCGAAGTTCACTGTGAACAATTGTTCCGATCATACAATGATTATGCTGAAAGAACAAAACGCTCCGCCAGCTTTAGGAGATGCGGGTTGGCTGCCTTGTTCGACAGCGGCGCAAAACTATGTTTTTGATTTAAGCGCGACGGATCAGCAAGGGCTGCGTAACGTGCGTTTTTATGCGCGCGATGAAGCTGGGAATATTTCGACAGCGACTGTTTTCACAATCACTTACGACTCAAAAGCGCCGATCATGACGTTGGATGCGGTGCCGACGTTGGCGAAAAACGTGGCGTATCCATTTGTCGTGTATGTGACAGAAGCCACTGTTTCGGCAACGGCTGTTTTATCGCTGCAGTATTCGGCCGACGGAGTGACCTGGAACAACGGGGCTTCACGTACTTTGGGGCTTGCCGGCCCAATGAATAACAAGTCTTTTGAAATTTCGTGGACACCGACAAGTTTTTATACCGGCTTAAAAGTACGTGCGGTTTTGACCGACGATAATGGCAACACAGGTTATGGCGAGTCGAATCTTTTCGACGTTGTCTTTGACGTGACTCCGCCAACAATCCTTGCAAATCAAATGAAGATCAACGGTTCTTTGACTCCGGATGATTCGGTTCGCTCTTACGTCACGGTGAGTTTGCAAGGTCACGATGCCGAGACAGCCGTGAGTGAGTTTTGTCTTAAGACGACTAACACAGCTCCTGCAGCGTCGGATGCGTGCTGGGTTTCCGTGAAAGCTCCGAAACCAGGTTTGGAAGAGTTGCCCGATCTTTTCCTGGTCGACTTTGACTTTTTCTTAGGAATTAATTTTGGGACTTACAACATTTATGCGTGGGTGAAGGACGTTGCCGGAAACATCAGCACGAACTCGGCGACTCTTAAGAAAGACTACAACACCGTCAATTATATTAATGATGCGCCTCCTGTTGTTGGCAATTTTTTGGCGGTGAACTCGACGACGCCGAATGCTCCGCCGATCAATACCGATATGACTTTCGCAAACGGTGCTGCGGTTTATTTGAAGTGGAAAGCTTCGGATAACGGTACGATTACGAAAGTGGAGTTGTATTCTTCGCAAGATGGCAGTCAGTACACTTTAATCAGCGATGCACTGGCAAATAATTCTGATAATGGAGCGGGCTGCAGTTATTCAGCTCCGCATACGGGATGTTATGTGTGGAATTCAACCTTCCCTAATAACACTTTCTTTAAATTGCAACTGCGTTTCACGGATAATTACGGTCAGACTTCGCAGGTGACAAGTCCGCCGCTAAATAGCGGAAATGTGAATTTGCTGGCGGGGAATCAGGACCCGGGACATAACGGCAATGCCAAGCAAACAGTGTTTAACACGAATGTGGGCAATGATACGGCTCCTGGATCTTTGCTTGTAACGACAGACGGAAAAATTTTCTTCAACGATTCTTCTTATGGTTTGATGTATGTCGATCCAAAGACCAACAACTCGAAAGTGCTTTTGCGTTTGGCGAAGTCTAACGAAGATTCGTACGGTGACGGAATTCCAGTCGAACAGGCGCGTGCGAAGGCGATTTACAGAGCTACTCTGGATTATCAAAATCGTGTGCTTGTCTATGACCGCCATATGATCCGCCGAATTGACACGTCCGTTGAGCCCATGACGATTGAAACTATTATCGGTGCCGATCCTGCCGGGAATTTAGGAACCAACACGGCTGATACTGTGGCGGATCCACGAGATTTAAAGATCGATATTTCTTATATTTCAACGAATGATCAAAGCTGGTTGATCCGTCGCCGCGCTATTTTTCAAGCGCATCCGAACGGGGATATTTATTTTGTCTCGGACAATCCAGGCAAGGGAAAAGACAACGGCGGGCGCATCCGCGTGTACAAAGGTTCGTTGGCAGTTCCGCGTGTGGAAGCGTTTCGGTTTTCAGGAACTGGAGCCAAAGATCTTCCGACATGGGATTTAAATACAAAAGACTATTCGTTCTTCAGTTTGCGTTATGACTCCCAAACGAGCGATATTTTAAAAGCGTACGTCAACGTTGTGTACTCGGTTCCCGGCAACTCTTACGGGAATATGACGGAGCTGGATATCAACACGTGGATTGCAAACGGTGTTCATCCAAATCATCCTTATACGAATGCCAGCTTGAACTACTATGAAGTTCAGTCGATGGATGGCTATGTCTATCGCGCGAACCGGGCGACAGAGCATTCTCTGGTACGCTTGAATGATAATGGCACATGGACCCGCGTTCTTGGCACCGGCGCCATGGGAGAATGTGCTGACGGAACGGCGGCGACTTCGTGTGCGGTTTCTTTGGACGATGCATTCGTGGATCGCTATGGTCGTATTTTCTTCTCCACTCGCGGGATCATCAAAACTGTTTACAATGGAAACGTTTATACCTTGTTCGGACAACGCAAAGACGCGGGTGATGGAGGTGTTGCAACCGACATGCGTCTTTCGATGGTTTATTATCTTGATCACGGTGCTGGTGACAGCGTCGTGATCTTAGATCATCAGCAAAATAAATTACGTGAGGTTTCTCCCGGAGCATCGCCGGAAGTGCGCCTCGTCGCAGGGAACGGACAAAACGGCAACGTGAATTTCGCAACCGCGGCCAATGCTCAGAATATTCGTCTGGGGAACTGGTGGGATCCAAACCCATTTGCAACCAATCCTGCGAATGGTGACATTTACATGAACTGTTCGGCGGCTTCGATTCTTACAACACCTCCGGATGGCTATACTTCATATCACAGTGTGTGCCGCCTTAACCGGGCAACGGGACTTTGGGAAGAGCTCTTTGATGGACAGGGCGCTACACCCAGCTACACGCAAGCGACAGTGGCCCGCGCTGATTTACAACTTGCCGGTTATTCACCGGAAGTCGTCGCGTACCAAGGTGGAAATTTCTTAATCAATCAATTCTACTGGAACGGCACCGCCCACAATAGCAGCCATTTCCGTTTGGTGACTCCGACGACTACTAATTACGTTGCAGGTACTATCGCGCAAAATCAAGACGGGGATGTATGCCCTGACGGATCTTCCGCGAATTGTGATATCGGACCTCGCGGCGTTCATACAAAGGGAGCACCCGTTTATTACGGCCCGCTTTCGGGTTGGCTCTTTAATCCGACTCGGTCGTCGGCATACGCTGCGGATATGCACGTTGTTGCCGGTGGTGTCGCAAACAAAATGCTGACTCTGCCCACGGCACCGGGCGGATTTGCTTATGATGCCGGAAGTATTTATTACTGTTCTGGCGGCAAAGTCTATAAGGCGACAATCACGAATGCGGGAGATCTCACTTCAAAAGCGAATTGGCCGCTGGTGTACAACACGCACTTTACCGTCACGGAATTGACGATGCCGACGGATAATATTGTCTGCGAGGGGCGACGTATTCTTGTGAAGGCCGCGTCAGGACCGAAACCAAAACGCCTTGTTATGATGGTGAAACAAAACGGTCTTCCCGCAATCATTGAATATTTCCTGCCTTAA
- a CDS encoding enoyl-CoA hydratase-related protein, which translates to MDFYSQKWTHLKTQLNGTVLWLTLDNAEQSNAISLEMVDSLTRVLKHADFDPAVRVIVIKGEGTSFCAGGDIKAMQNKTGMFAGEGNELRMRYIHGIQQIPKCIEELSTPVIAMVNGPAIGAGCDLAMMCDLRIGTTKSKFGETFVKLGLVPGDGGTFFLQRVIGFSKAMQMSLTGDLVAGDEAQRWGLLNYFVDEADLENETQKLAEKIANNAPIAVQMTKKAMKMAYLNDLHTILDLSAAYQGITQRTEDHFTALQAMKDKRVPEFKGS; encoded by the coding sequence ATGGATTTTTATTCGCAAAAATGGACACATCTCAAAACGCAGTTGAACGGAACCGTCCTTTGGTTGACGCTCGACAATGCCGAACAAAGCAACGCGATTTCTTTGGAAATGGTGGATTCATTGACACGCGTTTTGAAGCATGCGGATTTTGATCCGGCAGTGCGTGTGATTGTGATCAAGGGGGAAGGCACTTCTTTTTGCGCTGGCGGCGACATCAAAGCGATGCAAAATAAAACCGGCATGTTCGCTGGTGAAGGCAATGAATTGCGCATGCGCTACATCCATGGCATTCAGCAAATTCCTAAATGTATTGAAGAGCTTTCGACGCCAGTGATTGCGATGGTCAATGGACCGGCGATCGGTGCGGGTTGTGATCTGGCGATGATGTGTGATTTGCGTATCGGCACCACGAAATCCAAATTCGGCGAAACTTTCGTGAAGCTGGGACTTGTTCCCGGCGACGGCGGGACGTTCTTCCTTCAGCGTGTGATCGGCTTCTCTAAAGCCATGCAAATGTCTTTAACGGGGGATTTGGTCGCCGGGGACGAGGCGCAACGCTGGGGTCTTCTGAATTATTTTGTTGATGAAGCTGATCTAGAAAATGAAACGCAGAAACTGGCAGAGAAGATCGCAAACAATGCTCCCATCGCCGTGCAAATGACAAAGAAGGCGATGAAGATGGCATATCTTAATGATTTGCATACGATTTTGGATTTGTCTGCGGCTTATCAAGGAATCACGCAAAGAACCGAGGATCACTTTACGGCTTTGCAAGCGATGAAAGACAAAAGGGTTCCTGAATTTAAAGGAAGTTAA
- a CDS encoding septation protein IspZ — protein sequence MSNANNPKAQAASLFFAGLVPVIAFTLIEEYYGTMAGLIAGMVFGVGEITYELIKYKKVQKITWFGNGLLLGLGAISLISSEGLWFKLQPALMEGAFALALWGSVLIKKPLLSYLAELQGHQFPPFIKERMTGITIRSGFFFAIHTGLAVWAALAWSTTAWALLKGIGLTVSFILYLVIEGFLLRRAVLKQRSE from the coding sequence ATGAGTAACGCCAATAATCCCAAAGCCCAAGCCGCGAGTCTTTTCTTCGCCGGCCTCGTTCCCGTCATCGCTTTCACTTTGATTGAAGAATATTACGGGACCATGGCGGGCTTGATTGCCGGAATGGTTTTCGGAGTTGGTGAAATTACTTACGAACTTATCAAATACAAAAAAGTTCAGAAGATCACGTGGTTCGGAAACGGACTGCTTTTGGGTTTAGGAGCAATCTCTTTAATTTCCAGCGAAGGCCTGTGGTTTAAACTTCAACCTGCGTTGATGGAAGGCGCTTTTGCTTTAGCACTTTGGGGTTCCGTTCTTATTAAAAAACCGTTACTCAGTTACCTTGCCGAACTTCAAGGTCATCAGTTTCCGCCATTTATTAAAGAACGTATGACAGGCATTACAATTCGTTCGGGATTTTTCTTTGCCATTCACACGGGCCTTGCGGTGTGGGCGGCACTGGCATGGAGCACGACGGCTTGGGCTCTCCTCAAAGGTATTGGCCTGACGGTGAGTTTCATTCTGTATCTTGTCATAGAGGGTTTTCTCTTACGGAGAGCCGTTCTAAAACAAAGATCGGAATGA
- a CDS encoding dihydroorotase yields MSQKPFDLLIQGGTCILPHPNGNGLVEQQADIGIRDGRIEKISTSIRESALRTIDAKGLHVLPGVIDSQVHFREPGLTHKEDLETGTKAAILGGVTSIFEMPNTNPPTTTTELFQDKLQRAQGRAHCNYAFFIGGSHDNVANLGNLERLRHCSGIKIFMGSSTGNLLVEDDATLEKILSQGHRRVIIHSEDEMRLRERKHIAVDNADPHFHPVWRDVETAVNSTTRLLRIARKTGRRIHVLHVSTGEEMDILKNAKDIATVEVLPQHLTLYAPDCYDKLGTYAQQNPPIREKRHMDRIWKAVLDGTVDVIGSDHAPHTREEKEKPYPSSPSGVPGVQTLVPIMLNHVHEGRLSLLRFVEMVTENPRRVFGIKNKGRLQEGFDADVTLVDLKKTKTIDNSWIASRCGWTPFHGMSVTGWMTHTVVGGHVVMENDQVVSAASGKPVDFDETNL; encoded by the coding sequence ATGTCTCAAAAACCTTTCGATCTTCTAATACAAGGCGGAACTTGCATTCTTCCTCACCCGAATGGGAATGGCTTGGTAGAGCAACAGGCCGATATCGGTATCCGGGATGGACGCATCGAAAAAATCAGCACCTCCATTCGTGAGTCTGCTCTCAGAACCATCGATGCTAAAGGCCTTCATGTTCTGCCCGGAGTGATTGATAGCCAGGTTCACTTTCGCGAACCCGGATTAACTCACAAAGAAGACCTCGAAACAGGAACAAAGGCCGCTATCCTTGGCGGTGTTACGAGCATTTTTGAAATGCCGAATACCAATCCCCCGACCACAACGACAGAGCTTTTCCAGGACAAATTGCAGAGAGCGCAAGGGCGTGCTCACTGTAACTATGCTTTCTTTATCGGCGGTTCCCATGACAACGTCGCGAACCTTGGAAATCTTGAACGGCTTCGTCATTGTTCAGGTATTAAGATTTTTATGGGCAGCTCGACCGGAAATCTTTTGGTTGAAGACGATGCCACTTTAGAAAAAATCCTAAGCCAAGGCCATCGCCGCGTGATTATCCATAGCGAAGATGAAATGCGTCTGCGCGAAAGAAAGCATATTGCAGTTGATAATGCCGACCCGCACTTTCACCCCGTATGGCGTGATGTTGAGACCGCGGTGAACTCAACGACCCGCCTTTTAAGAATTGCGCGAAAAACCGGCCGTCGCATTCACGTTTTACATGTTTCCACGGGCGAAGAGATGGACATTCTGAAAAACGCGAAGGACATCGCGACTGTGGAAGTGCTTCCACAGCATCTGACTCTTTATGCTCCGGACTGTTATGACAAACTGGGAACTTATGCCCAGCAGAACCCGCCCATTCGGGAAAAACGCCACATGGACCGTATTTGGAAAGCGGTTCTGGACGGCACCGTCGATGTTATCGGCTCGGACCATGCTCCGCACACGCGCGAAGAAAAAGAGAAACCCTATCCTTCAAGCCCTTCGGGAGTTCCCGGCGTGCAAACTTTAGTACCGATTATGCTGAACCACGTTCATGAAGGACGCTTAAGTCTGTTACGCTTTGTCGAGATGGTGACAGAAAATCCTCGCCGCGTTTTTGGAATTAAAAACAAAGGACGCCTGCAAGAGGGTTTTGACGCCGATGTCACTCTGGTGGATTTAAAGAAAACGAAAACTATCGACAACTCATGGATTGCGAGCCGCTGCGGATGGACTCCGTTTCATGGCATGTCGGTGACAGGTTGGATGACCCACACTGTTGTCGGAGGCCATGTGGTCATGGAGAATGATCAGGTCGTTTCCGCCGCTTCAGGCAAACCAGTCGATTTTGATGAAACGAATTTATGA